In a genomic window of Peptoclostridium acidaminophilum DSM 3953:
- a CDS encoding phage/plasmid primase, P4 family: protein MQLTIYTANFTGNQKNCLYPNKSIVTSVDELKEAVKLDHVCAEYKNNYRSADNFIKSDVIVMDCDNDHTENPDEWITPEALDELMSDVSYAIAPSRNNMISKDGKTARPKFHIYFSIEELSDVEAYVAMKRAIHAQFPFFDDNALDAARFIYGADAGDVIWHEGWLTIDELFQNVPTPTKIGSSSSIPEGRRNNTLSRFAGRVVKRYGSTSKAHEIFLEEAKKCDPPMDEEELTAIWNSAIKFARKVQGQDGYVPPDDYNSDFGSLRPSDFSDIGQAKVLTREYGNELCYTDATDYLRFNGEFWMESRQQSVGAMEEFLDLQLQDALSEVESTLNALVALGEKEEDILAGGKKYEAALSGDPLKAFKKYQSALAYKTFVMKRRDMKYVISALQAAKPMLEIKVSDLDKDEFLLNTPGVTFDLRKGLAGGRAPDAADYITKQTTASPGDKGEQIWLDSLNTFFCNDKKLIDYVQQIVGLAAIGKVYLEAIIIAYGGGRNGKSTFWNSISRVLGSYSGAISADTLTVGCRRNVKPEMAELKGKRLIIASELEEGMRLNTSIVKQLSSTDEIEAEKKYKDPFKFEPSHTLVLYTNHLPRVGANDDGTWRRLIVIPFNAKIEGRGDIKNFADYLVTNSGPSIMRWIIEGAKKAIEVNYNFVVPACVQDAIKAYRENNDWLASFLEDCCEVDKAFQQKSGEFYQEYRAHCGRNGEYTRSTTDFYTALETAGFERKKTKTGSSVYGVRLKAEDFLN, encoded by the coding sequence ATGCAATTAACGATTTACACTGCAAACTTTACCGGCAATCAGAAGAACTGCCTCTATCCAAATAAAAGTATTGTTACTTCGGTGGATGAACTTAAGGAAGCTGTGAAGCTTGACCACGTATGTGCGGAGTATAAGAACAACTACCGAAGCGCAGATAACTTCATTAAGTCTGATGTTATTGTCATGGATTGTGATAATGATCATACCGAAAATCCGGATGAGTGGATAACGCCAGAGGCTTTGGATGAGCTTATGTCAGATGTCTCATATGCGATTGCTCCTAGCCGCAACAACATGATTTCAAAGGACGGAAAAACAGCACGACCTAAGTTCCATATCTACTTTTCTATAGAAGAGCTATCTGATGTGGAAGCATATGTGGCTATGAAAAGAGCAATCCATGCTCAGTTCCCATTCTTTGATGATAATGCTTTAGATGCAGCGCGTTTTATCTATGGCGCTGATGCCGGTGACGTTATTTGGCATGAAGGCTGGCTCACGATTGATGAGCTTTTTCAGAACGTTCCTACTCCTACCAAAATAGGTAGCAGCAGTTCTATACCTGAAGGCCGCCGCAATAATACCCTGTCTCGTTTTGCGGGACGTGTTGTTAAGCGATACGGCAGCACCAGTAAGGCCCACGAGATCTTCTTAGAAGAGGCGAAAAAGTGCGACCCTCCGATGGATGAAGAAGAACTTACTGCTATCTGGAATAGTGCCATCAAGTTTGCCAGAAAGGTTCAAGGTCAGGATGGATACGTTCCTCCGGATGACTACAATTCAGATTTTGGCTCACTGCGGCCTTCCGACTTTTCTGATATTGGCCAGGCAAAAGTGCTGACACGTGAATACGGCAATGAGCTCTGTTACACGGATGCCACAGATTATCTTCGTTTTAACGGCGAGTTCTGGATGGAATCAAGGCAGCAGTCGGTTGGCGCTATGGAGGAGTTCCTCGATTTACAGCTCCAGGATGCGCTTAGTGAGGTAGAAAGCACTCTGAATGCTTTAGTTGCCTTGGGTGAAAAAGAAGAAGATATCCTTGCTGGCGGCAAAAAGTATGAAGCCGCACTTTCGGGTGATCCATTAAAGGCATTTAAAAAATATCAGTCAGCGCTGGCTTATAAAACTTTTGTGATGAAGCGCAGAGATATGAAATATGTCATCTCAGCACTACAGGCCGCAAAGCCAATGCTGGAGATCAAAGTGAGCGACCTAGATAAAGACGAGTTTCTCCTTAACACGCCGGGAGTTACCTTTGATCTTCGAAAGGGACTGGCCGGTGGTCGTGCTCCTGATGCAGCAGATTATATTACAAAGCAGACGACTGCTTCACCTGGGGATAAAGGTGAGCAGATTTGGCTAGATTCGTTGAATACCTTCTTCTGCAACGACAAAAAACTGATTGACTATGTTCAGCAGATTGTTGGCCTCGCTGCAATTGGAAAAGTCTATCTGGAAGCAATTATCATTGCCTATGGCGGGGGACGCAATGGTAAGTCCACATTCTGGAACAGCATCTCTAGGGTGCTCGGTTCCTACAGCGGTGCCATCTCAGCAGATACGCTTACGGTTGGATGTCGGAGAAATGTAAAACCTGAAATGGCAGAACTTAAGGGCAAACGTCTCATCATTGCTTCCGAGCTTGAAGAGGGCATGCGCCTGAACACATCCATCGTAAAGCAGCTTAGCTCAACCGATGAAATCGAAGCAGAGAAAAAGTATAAGGACCCGTTCAAGTTTGAACCTTCTCATACATTGGTACTTTACACAAACCACTTACCGAGAGTCGGTGCCAACGATGATGGTACCTGGAGGCGTCTTATCGTCATCCCGTTCAATGCAAAAATTGAGGGTAGGGGCGACATCAAAAACTTTGCAGACTACCTTGTTACGAATTCAGGACCATCCATCATGAGATGGATCATTGAAGGAGCAAAGAAAGCTATTGAGGTTAACTACAACTTCGTTGTTCCAGCATGTGTTCAGGACGCCATTAAAGCATACAGAGAGAACAATGACTGGCTGGCTTCATTTCTGGAGGATTGCTGCGAAGTGGATAAGGCATTCCAGCAAAAGTCTGGCGAGTTTTATCAAGAATACAGGGCCCATTGTGGGCGCAACGGTGAGTACACAAGGAGCACAACCGATTTCTATACTGCTTTGGAGACTGCCGGGTTTGAACGCAAAAAGACAAAAACAGGTAGCTCTGTTTATGGCGTACGTTTGAAAGCGGAAGATTTTCTTAACTGA
- a CDS encoding VRR-NUC domain-containing protein, whose protein sequence is MREKEIEKKLTLEAKKRGGLAVKFVSPGFDGMPDRILLMPGGIIAFVEVKAPGKHPRPLQLARHKLLRSLGFLVFILDDESQIGGIFDAVQTT, encoded by the coding sequence ATGAGAGAAAAAGAGATAGAAAAGAAGTTAACTTTGGAAGCAAAAAAGCGTGGCGGGCTGGCAGTGAAGTTTGTTTCTCCCGGCTTTGATGGCATGCCGGATAGAATCCTTCTGATGCCTGGAGGAATTATAGCCTTTGTTGAAGTAAAAGCACCTGGCAAACACCCGCGTCCATTACAGTTGGCAAGGCACAAGCTACTAAGAAGTTTGGGATTTTTAGTTTTCATATTAGACGACGAGAGTCAGATTGGAGGGATTTTTGATGCAGTACAAACCACATGA
- a CDS encoding DEAD/DEAH box helicase, which yields MQYKPHEYQKYAIDYIESHPVSAVLLDMGLGKTSIALTAINDLLFDYFEAHKVLVVAPLRVARDTWPAEIEKWDHLSDLIISVAVGSTDERVRALKAAADIYVINRENLCWLIDESGLPFDFDTVIIDELSSFKNHQAKRFKSLMKVRPKVKRIIGMTGTPSSNGLMDLWAEFKLLDMGARLGRFITAFRSNYFMPDKRNGQIIYSYKPLPGAEQCIYQKISDITISMKSTDYLKMPELISSEYAVMLSEKEAERYGELARDLVLELPGGEVTAANAAALSNKLCQMANGAIYNDNGGTEVIHNQKLEALEDIVEAAAGKPILVAYWYKHDYDRIVEKLQNIKVSFSKLDTAESIRKWNNKEVPVGLIHPASAGHGLNLQAGGSCIVWFGLTWSLELYQQTNARLWRQGQTAETVVVQHIVTKGTIDERVLRALSLKDKSQSALIDAVKADLRMRVK from the coding sequence ATGCAGTACAAACCACATGAATATCAAAAGTATGCGATAGACTACATTGAATCTCATCCGGTGTCAGCTGTACTGCTTGATATGGGTTTAGGAAAAACGAGTATCGCCCTTACTGCAATCAATGACCTACTGTTTGATTATTTCGAAGCTCATAAGGTGTTGGTGGTAGCACCGCTTCGAGTGGCAAGAGATACGTGGCCTGCTGAAATTGAAAAGTGGGATCATCTATCCGACCTGATCATTTCTGTTGCAGTAGGTAGCACTGATGAACGGGTTAGGGCGCTAAAGGCTGCAGCAGATATCTATGTAATCAACCGTGAGAATCTTTGCTGGCTCATTGATGAGAGCGGGCTTCCATTTGATTTCGATACAGTCATTATCGATGAGCTTTCTTCCTTCAAAAATCATCAAGCCAAGCGCTTTAAGTCATTGATGAAGGTGCGTCCAAAAGTAAAACGCATTATTGGAATGACAGGAACACCAAGCAGCAATGGCCTAATGGATTTATGGGCTGAGTTTAAGTTGCTGGACATGGGCGCTAGGCTTGGAAGGTTCATCACAGCATTTCGCAGTAACTACTTTATGCCTGATAAGAGAAATGGTCAGATCATTTACAGCTATAAGCCACTTCCCGGAGCGGAGCAATGCATCTACCAGAAAATCTCCGATATTACGATTTCAATGAAGTCAACGGATTACCTTAAGATGCCTGAACTGATCAGCAGTGAATACGCCGTAATGCTTTCTGAAAAAGAGGCAGAGCGGTACGGTGAATTAGCAAGAGACCTTGTATTAGAGCTCCCTGGCGGTGAGGTTACTGCTGCAAATGCTGCGGCGCTTTCCAACAAGCTCTGTCAGATGGCCAACGGTGCCATTTATAACGACAATGGTGGAACAGAGGTTATTCATAATCAGAAGTTAGAGGCCTTGGAGGATATTGTTGAGGCGGCTGCCGGAAAGCCGATACTCGTGGCTTATTGGTATAAGCACGACTACGATAGAATCGTAGAAAAACTTCAGAACATAAAGGTCTCATTTTCCAAGTTAGACACTGCTGAAAGTATCCGCAAGTGGAACAACAAGGAAGTACCAGTCGGCTTAATTCATCCCGCATCTGCAGGACATGGTTTAAATCTTCAAGCCGGCGGCTCTTGTATTGTATGGTTCGGCCTTACCTGGTCACTAGAGTTATATCAACAGACAAATGCCAGGCTTTGGCGACAAGGGCAAACAGCTGAAACGGTTGTGGTGCAGCACATTGTTACAAAAGGTACTATTGATGAGCGTGTTTTAAGGGCTCTGTCCTTGAAGGATAAAAGCCAGTCAGCGCTTATCGATGCTGTCAAAGCTGATCTGCGAATGAGAGTCAAATAA
- a CDS encoding DUF1492 domain-containing protein, protein MKTREYLNQSYKLEKRINSKLDQISTLRAMAENISSTISDVPPSGTRNVSRTQDIIIKIIGLENEINDDIDSLIEVKHEIMHAIKGVDNIDCQLLLEMRYLSYHTWEQIAVDLGYCMDNVFKLHRRALDMISFPE, encoded by the coding sequence ATGAAAACAAGAGAATACTTAAACCAGTCATATAAGCTCGAAAAGCGTATCAATAGCAAGCTGGACCAGATATCCACTCTAAGAGCTATGGCGGAGAATATCTCATCCACCATCAGCGACGTTCCTCCCAGCGGTACCCGAAACGTAAGCAGAACCCAGGATATCATTATTAAAATCATTGGCCTGGAAAACGAAATCAACGACGATATCGACAGCCTGATTGAGGTAAAGCATGAAATTATGCACGCGATTAAGGGGGTGGACAACATCGACTGCCAGTTGCTTTTGGAGATGCGCTACCTTAGTTATCATACCTGGGAGCAGATCGCCGTTGACCTCGGCTACTGCATGGACAACGTGTTCAAGCTCCACAGGCGAGCATTGGACATGATTTCCTTTCCTGAATAA
- a CDS encoding HNH endonuclease: protein MPRKPKRPCSYPGCPELTENRFCEKHAKQEASRYEKYDRNLHSKKRYGRAWKRIRDRYIEVNPLCEECIKQGRMTQATEVHHILPLARGGTHDESNLMALCTPCHSAITARDGDRWHNR, encoded by the coding sequence ATGCCAAGAAAACCAAAACGACCATGTTCTTACCCTGGTTGTCCGGAGCTTACAGAGAACAGGTTTTGCGAGAAGCATGCAAAGCAGGAAGCATCTCGTTATGAGAAGTATGATCGTAATCTCCACTCAAAGAAAAGGTACGGTCGTGCCTGGAAGCGCATACGGGATCGCTACATCGAAGTCAACCCACTCTGCGAGGAGTGTATAAAGCAAGGACGAATGACTCAGGCAACCGAGGTGCATCACATCCTTCCACTTGCACGGGGAGGAACCCATGACGAATCCAACCTCATGGCCCTTTGCACTCCTTGCCACTCCGCCATTACTGCGCGCGACGGGGACCGTTGGCACAACCGGTAG
- a CDS encoding P27 family phage terminase small subunit: MGKRGPQPGAGGRPRKALADKLLDGGSKKLQVVPLPEGDSESGSEMPKPADWLSASQKNGHPLIANEIYTDTWGWLGKHKCSHLVPKQQIEQYAMSAARWIQCEQAISEYGLLAKHPTTGAPIASPYVSMAQSFSKQTHSLWSQIYAIVRENSLTYCSNYTPQDDLMERLLTARKGK; the protein is encoded by the coding sequence GTGGGAAAAAGAGGTCCTCAGCCTGGCGCAGGCGGCAGGCCGCGAAAGGCACTAGCGGACAAGCTATTAGATGGCGGTTCTAAGAAGCTTCAAGTAGTCCCTCTACCTGAAGGTGATTCAGAAAGTGGATCAGAAATGCCAAAACCTGCTGACTGGTTGTCGGCTTCCCAAAAGAACGGACATCCATTGATAGCCAATGAAATCTATACAGATACCTGGGGTTGGCTTGGAAAGCATAAGTGCAGCCATCTGGTCCCGAAACAACAAATAGAACAATATGCCATGAGTGCAGCTCGTTGGATTCAGTGCGAACAGGCAATATCAGAATATGGTCTCTTGGCAAAGCATCCAACAACTGGTGCTCCGATTGCTTCTCCTTACGTAAGTATGGCGCAATCCTTCTCGAAACAAACTCACAGTTTATGGTCTCAAATATACGCAATAGTGCGTGAAAACAGCCTAACTTATTGCTCGAACTATACTCCTCAAGACGATCTAATGGAGCGGCTTCTTACCGCCCGGAAAGGAAAATAA
- the metK gene encoding methionine adenosyltransferase: protein METRYLTAESVCEGHPDKLCDLIADSVLDTCLRKDRASRVACEVMATKGKIIVAGEITCSGKVDIKRIVRSTLQNVGYDPRKFQILVFVHKQSPDIAKGVDNALEARSGDTSWYNTLGAGDQGTMYGYATNETRQMLPLPVVLANRITKRLDRVRHDGLIKGIKPDGKAQVTVEYKDGKPSRVKTIIVSVQHEASKTLDELSKDIHTHVLWKCFEDFPFDENTEILINPSGRFVEGGPAADTGLTGRKLMVDTYGGLAAHGGGAFCGKDPTKVDRSAAYMARNIAKHIVWCGLAERCQINIAYAIGKADPVSVEVDTFGTGKVSDEMLQKAILEVWCLRPAAIIELLNLRFPRYAETAVYGHFSSCLYPWEDVSKYKELKEAVMKLEQDN, encoded by the coding sequence ATGGAAACTAGATACCTAACAGCAGAAAGTGTATGTGAAGGCCATCCAGATAAGCTCTGCGACCTTATAGCCGACAGTGTCCTGGACACTTGTTTGCGCAAGGACCGTGCTTCCCGCGTGGCTTGTGAAGTAATGGCAACAAAGGGAAAGATAATCGTAGCGGGCGAAATCACCTGTAGCGGTAAAGTTGATATCAAAAGAATAGTAAGATCCACTCTCCAAAATGTCGGATATGACCCAAGGAAGTTTCAAATACTTGTTTTTGTCCATAAACAAAGCCCAGATATCGCCAAGGGCGTGGATAATGCCTTAGAAGCAAGAAGCGGTGACACCTCCTGGTATAACACGCTGGGCGCTGGAGATCAGGGGACTATGTACGGCTATGCTACCAATGAAACAAGGCAGATGCTGCCTCTCCCTGTGGTTCTGGCCAATAGAATCACTAAGCGACTTGACCGGGTCAGACACGACGGACTTATCAAGGGAATCAAACCAGATGGTAAGGCTCAGGTTACTGTGGAATACAAAGACGGGAAACCAAGCAGAGTCAAAACCATCATCGTCTCCGTGCAGCATGAGGCGTCAAAGACACTAGATGAGCTGAGTAAAGACATACATACTCATGTCCTCTGGAAATGCTTCGAGGACTTCCCCTTTGATGAAAACACAGAAATCCTGATCAACCCATCTGGCCGATTTGTGGAAGGTGGACCTGCAGCAGATACTGGACTTACAGGCAGAAAGCTTATGGTTGACACCTACGGTGGCCTTGCTGCCCATGGTGGTGGAGCCTTTTGCGGGAAAGACCCTACAAAGGTTGACAGGTCAGCTGCCTACATGGCCAGGAATATTGCCAAGCACATCGTTTGGTGCGGACTTGCAGAACGCTGCCAGATCAATATCGCCTATGCCATTGGAAAAGCTGATCCCGTATCTGTCGAGGTCGATACTTTCGGGACTGGTAAGGTTTCAGATGAGATGCTTCAAAAAGCGATCCTTGAAGTCTGGTGCCTTCGCCCAGCTGCTATCATCGAGCTACTCAACCTGAGATTTCCACGATATGCCGAAACGGCTGTCTATGGGCATTTCTCATCCTGCCTATACCCTTGGGAGGATGTTAGCAAGTACAAGGAATTGAAAGAGGCGGTGATGAAGCTTGAGCAAGACAACTAG
- a CDS encoding site-specific DNA-methyltransferase, whose amino-acid sequence MKLVPIQELVPYVNNARTHSPAQITKLRSSLREFGFVNPIIVDRDYSVIAGHGRLLAAKEEGFNEVPCVFVDYLSEAQKKAYIIADNRYAEDAGWDEELLRLEIESLQGMEFDVGLLGFEAAELNKLLTTEGDVKEDDFDVDAELQEPAITKAGDVWLLGRHRLVCGDSTKPETYKILMDGKKANLAVTDPPYNVNYEGAAGKIKNDNMANEAFYSYLFDAFKNMEEVMAQDASIYVFHADTEGLNFRKAFSDAGFYLSGTCIWKKQSLVLGRAPYHWQHEPVLFGWKKKGKHMWYSDRKQSTIWEYDKPKKNGDHPTMKPVALIAYPITNSSMSGCIVLDPFGGSGSTLIACEQTDRICYTIELDEKFCDVIVKRSLQQFGSDDQVFLLRDGVKKAYSEVVKNTDI is encoded by the coding sequence ATGAAGCTAGTGCCAATTCAGGAATTGGTGCCATATGTAAACAACGCAAGGACTCACTCGCCTGCACAGATCACGAAGCTACGTTCGAGCCTTCGTGAGTTCGGATTCGTCAATCCCATAATTGTGGATCGGGACTATAGTGTAATAGCTGGCCATGGCCGACTGCTTGCAGCCAAGGAAGAAGGCTTCAACGAAGTGCCTTGTGTGTTTGTTGACTACCTGAGCGAAGCCCAAAAGAAAGCCTATATCATAGCTGACAACCGTTATGCAGAGGATGCTGGCTGGGATGAGGAGCTTTTAAGACTCGAGATTGAAAGTCTCCAAGGCATGGAATTCGATGTAGGTCTTCTCGGATTTGAGGCAGCTGAACTCAATAAGCTCCTAACCACTGAAGGTGATGTGAAAGAAGACGACTTCGATGTAGATGCAGAGCTACAAGAGCCTGCAATCACTAAAGCCGGAGATGTATGGCTTCTTGGAAGACACAGGCTGGTCTGCGGCGACAGCACAAAGCCTGAAACCTACAAAATCCTCATGGATGGTAAGAAAGCAAACCTAGCAGTGACCGATCCTCCTTACAACGTTAATTACGAAGGAGCAGCCGGAAAAATCAAAAACGACAACATGGCTAATGAAGCGTTCTACTCTTACCTCTTCGATGCATTCAAAAACATGGAAGAGGTAATGGCTCAGGACGCTTCTATTTATGTTTTCCATGCAGACACTGAAGGCTTAAATTTCAGAAAGGCCTTCTCGGATGCGGGCTTTTATCTTTCCGGCACTTGCATCTGGAAAAAACAGAGTCTTGTCCTGGGCAGAGCCCCTTACCACTGGCAACATGAACCGGTGCTCTTTGGATGGAAGAAAAAAGGTAAACACATGTGGTATTCAGACCGCAAGCAGTCGACCATCTGGGAGTACGACAAGCCTAAGAAAAACGGAGACCACCCTACTATGAAACCAGTAGCCCTTATAGCCTATCCCATAACTAACTCCAGCATGTCAGGTTGCATCGTCCTCGATCCCTTTGGAGGCTCGGGATCGACCCTTATTGCCTGCGAACAAACGGACCGCATATGCTACACCATTGAGCTTGATGAAAAATTCTGTGATGTCATTGTTAAAAGGAGCCTCCAGCAGTTTGGTTCTGATGATCAGGTTTTCCTCCTACGCGATGGAGTAAAAAAAGCATATAGTGAAGTAGTAAAAAATACTGATATTTAG
- a CDS encoding DUF4314 domain-containing protein, which translates to MRPIHPKRLQQLKNSFAPGTRVRLLYMNDPYTKLSSGELGTVIGVDDIGTIHVSWDCGSSLGVAYGEDSCEIVKD; encoded by the coding sequence ATGCGACCTATACATCCTAAAAGACTGCAGCAGCTTAAAAACAGCTTTGCACCTGGAACCAGGGTGAGGCTGCTTTACATGAATGATCCCTACACCAAACTCAGCTCCGGTGAACTTGGAACGGTAATCGGAGTCGATGACATTGGAACCATTCACGTTTCCTGGGACTGCGGCTCAAGCCTTGGCGTAGCATATGGCGAAGATTCCTGCGAAATAGTAAAAGACTAA